A region of the Desulfovibrio sp. Huiquan2017 genome:
CGCGAACGTATCCATCTAATCGTTCTCCTTCCGTTGTCTGAGCCACAGCCGCAGGCCCTGGACGATGAACAGGGACAGGACCATGACGCCCTGAATGACGCCGGACAGGGAAGAGTCCAGGCCCAGTTGGAGCGGCAGTTGAATGGAGCCCACGTTGAGGATGGCGAAGAACAGGCAGATGAACGGCACGAGCGGCAGCCGGAACGAGGCCATCATGCCCACCAGCAGGGCGGTGTAGCCGTAGCCCGAAGAGATGTTCGGCAGCAGGCGGTGGTAGACGCTCAGGACCTGGGTGGCCCCGGCCAGACCGGCCAGGCCGCCGCAGAGCATGAAGGCCTGGAGCAGACGGCGGCGCGGCCCCAGAGCGAACAGGGTGGCCGCCTTGGGGTTTTCGCCCACGGCGCGCATCTTGAGCCCCCACCGGGTGCGGTGAAGCAGGATATAGACCAGCAGGATGGCGGCGAAGGCCAGGACCAGCCCCGCCCAACTTACGGAAAGATTGCCGAGCCGGGGCAGCCACAGCGAGATGTCCAGCGGCTTGGTCCCGGACATGGAGGCCACGCCGGGCCGTTTCCACGGTCCGAAGATGAGCCACAGGATCACGCCCATGGCCACGAAGTTGAGCCCCAGGCCGGAAAAGATTTCATGGACCCGGCCGAAGACGCGCAACAGCCCGGAGAGCAGGGCCCACAGTGCGCCGCCCAGGACCGATGCGGCCAGGGCCAGGAGGATGACACCCGCTCCGCCGCCGCCTTCGAAGGGGCGCAGGGCCGCGGTGCAGAAGATGGCCCCCATGATGATCTGGCCTTCGACGCCGATGTTCCAAAGCCGGGCCGTGAACGGGATGAGCAGCCCCACCGAGCACAAGGTCAGGGGAACCCAGCCCGCCAGTACGCGGCCGACCTTGGACCAGGAACTCAGGCCGCCCTTGAAGAGCACGTAGATCGTCTCGAAGGGCGGGGCCCCGGCGGGCAGAGCCACGATCACGGTCAGCACCAGGGCCAGTACCAGCGCCAGGGCGAGCCAGCCTATCTGGGTCAGGAAGGAGTCGCGGTTCATGCCCGTTTCTCCTTGATTTCGTCGTAGCGCTTGCCGGCCATGAGCGCGCCGACAACTTCCATGGAGATGTCCTCGCCTTCGACTATGGCGGCCAGGGTCCGATCGTAGAAAACGATGACCCGGTGGCTGTGTTCAAGCACCTCTTCCAGGTCCGGGGAAAAGAAGATCAACGTGGCCCCGGCCGCGCAACGCCGCTTCAAGTGGTTCCAGACCTGGCGGGCCGAGCCCGCATCCAGGCCGCGCGTGGGGTGCTCCATGAGCAGGAGCTTGGTCTTGTCCGGGATGAGCGAGAGCAGCAGCCGCTGCTGGTTGCCGCCGGACAGCTCCACGGCGTGGGTGTCCGGGTGGGCCTGGAGGTTGAATTTGTCCACGCATTGGGAGCGGTAGAAATCGGTCAGGTCGCCGTCCCGGTCCGGGAAGGCCAGGGTGATGTGCTCCATGAGATTCAGGTCCGGGAACAGGGCCAGGCCCAGCCGATCGGCGGGCACGAATTGGACCCCGGCCTTGCGCAGGGCGCGGAAATCGTTGGCGGCGAAGCGGGTTCCGTCCAGATCGAAGGCGCCGCCGGGCATGCGGTCCAGGCCGCACAGGCCTCGCAGGAACAGTTCCTGGCCCGAGCCGTCGAGCCCGGCCAGGCCGATGCATTCGCCCGGGCGGGCCGTGAAATTCAGTCCGCCCATGGAGTATTTGGGCCCGGCGAAGAGCGCGTCGTGCATGACCAGGCGGGGCGTACCCGTGTCCGGGGGCAGGTCGGGCAGGGGTTCGATCTCGCCGTCGGCCGCTTCGCCGAACATGAGGTGGACCAACTCGTGCTCGTCGTAGGGCGGGTTCAGGGTGGAGACCAGCCGCCCCTGGCGCATGATGAAGATGGAATCGGCCATCTCGAAGGCCTCGGACAGCTTGTGGGTGACCAGGACGATGGTGTGTCCCTCTTCCCGGGCCAGGGTCATGAGCAGGTTGAAGAGGTCTTGCTTTTGTTCCGGCGTGATGCCGGTGGTCGGCTCGTCCAGGATCAGGGTGGTGGCCCCGAGGTCGAGCAGGCGCAGGAGTTCGAGCAACTGGCGTTCGCCCACGGTCAGGCTGGAGACGGGCTCGTCGGGCAGGAAACAGGCGTCCAGGCGAAAGGAGAGCTCGCCGATGATATCGACCACTTCCCGTTTGCTGCGCTTGGGCGCGCCCAACTGGAAATTTTCCCATACGGGCATGGCCGGGAAGTCCAGCGGGTCCTGGTAGAGCATGCCCACGCCCATTTCCCGGGCCAGGGCCGGAGTCAGGTAGGTCATGGTCCGGCCGCCGATGACCAGCTCCCCGGAGGTGGGCCGGGTGTGCCCGGCGAGGATGCGCATGAGCGTGGACTTGCCCGCGCCGTTTTCGCCGACCAGGGCATAGATGCGGCCGGGTTCGAGGGTCAGGCTGATGCCGTCGTTGGCCCGAACCCGGCCGTAGTGCTTATGTATGTCGCGGAGAACGATCATCCCTATTCGGGGGAGGACAGCCCTTCCATGCCCTCAAGCAGTTGCTGCATGTACCAGATCTGCTTGTCGGTGGCCTGTTCCCCGGCCTTCAGGAACGGGGTGCCATCCTGGTAGTTGAGCGGGCCGGTGAAGAGGTTCACCTTGCCGGAGCCGAGCTTGGCGATGAAGGCGTCCAGAGCGGCCTTGACCTCGGGGGTCACGCCCGGGCCGGGCAGGAAGCCCACCGGGGATTTGTCCGAAGCATTGTAGTCGGCCCAGTAGGGGGCGTCCCATTCGAAGCCGGGCTTGTACGTCCCGGCGGCCACGGACTCGGCCAGCTTCAGGAAACCCGGACCCCAGTTGAAGTAGGGCACGCCGAGGCATATGTCGCCCTGGCCTTCGCAGGCCTTCTCGTAGTCGTAGGGCAGGGCCCAGACCTTCTTGCCCGCGTCGGCGCGCTGCTTGGCGACGACCACGTTGTCCGGGGTGTCGATGCCGGAGATGACCACGTCGTAACCGGAGTCATACAGGGAACCGGCCACCTGGGTGGGGTCGGCGGTCACGCCGGGAATATTGAACCAGAAACCGATCCACTTGACGTTGAAAGTCAGGTCCTTGGCGTCCTTGCCGCGTACTTCGGTCCAGGCGTAGCGCGCGCCCAGGTAAGCCGCGGACATGAGGCGGCGGGTCTCCTCGTTGATCAGCGGGCCGACCACACCGATCTTGCCGGTCTGGGTCGTCATGGCCGCCGTGAATCCGGCGAGCATTTTGGAATAGATCATCTTGCTGAACAGGTTGCCCAGGTTGGCCGGGGCGTTGCCGGTCCAGGCGGCGTCGCCGGACACGTGCACGAACATTTTATCGGGGTGCTGGGAGGCGGCTTCGATAATGCCGTCCTTCATGTCGTCGGAACCGGCGATGATCAGGTCCGCGCCCTTTTCGATCAGGTCGTCAACCACCTGCGGGATGGTCAGGCCGGGCCGGTCGGCCGGGTTGACCTTGTCCAGGTAGATCAGCTTGGAGCCGGGCATGTGGGCTTCGACGTACTTGCCGCCCTCGTGCTGGGCCTGGCTGTAGCCCTTGTCGTTGTAAGGTCCGACCAGAATCAGGCCGATGGTTAAGTCTTTGGCGAAGGCCAGCCCTGACATGAGCAGGAGCGCGCTCAGGGCCAGGGCGGACAGCATGGTGATACGTTTCATCCTCTCTCCTCCAGATTCGGTGCCCGCCCGTGACGGTGCGCGGCAGGGTGCTGCGGGCTGTTGTTGTGGCGCGGCCCTGGGTGGGGCCCGCAAAAAAACGGCGGGATCGGTGTATCCGACGCTTCCGCAAAAGTCTATTCTTGGATTAGAAGTCGGGGTTGTGTCAACAGCTTGTTGTCCGGAACCCAAGGCTGTGCCCGGCGCGCGGACTGCCCGGCGCGCGGAGAAATTCCCCGGAGCTTGACCTTCCCCTTCGGATGTCCTATCTGAGGGGCTGTCAGCTGGATTGACAAATATGCAGCCGCGCAGCTTCTTAAAGATTGCCGCGCGGCCTCTGTCTTTTTTACCATCCAACTGTGAATTCATTCTAGTGAGGTTTTTGACCATGGATCGCATTCCCATTTCGAAACAGGGATTTGAAAAGATCTCTCAGGAATTTGAGGACCTCAAGGCACAGCGTCCGGCCATTATCCAGGCCATCGCCGAAGCTCGCGCGGAGGGCGATCTCTCGGAGAACGCCGGGTACGACGCCGCCCGTGAGCGCCAGGGCATGCTGGAAGCTCGCATCTCCTACATCAATTCGCGCATGCCCCTGTTCGACGTCCTGGACCTGAACACCCTGGACGGCGACCAGGCCATTTTCGGCGCCACCGTGGAGGTGGAGGACATCGACACCGAGGAGCGGCGCACCTTCACCCTGCTCGGCCCGGACGACGCGGACCACAAGAAGGGCTCCATCTCCGTGCTTTCCCCCATGGGCCTGGCCCTGCTGGGCAAGGAGGAGGGTGATGAGTTCATTGTCGATGCCCCTCGGGGCCGCATCGAATACGAAATCATTTCCGTTAAGTTCCTCGGCACCGCCGGGTTGAACCTCAAATAGCGTTCCGGCGCAATCATCGACCAACTCCGCCCCGTCGTCTTCCGGCGACGGGGCGTTTTATCATGCAGCCCATACCGATCCGTCTTGTCGGGGAGTTCGACCCCGCCGTCGCCTGCCGGGGCGGGTGCGCCCGGTGCGGCCGGGAGCATTCCCTGCCTCTCGGCCCGGCCCGCGAACCGGCTCTCGCCCTGTTTAAACGGATGACGCGGGAGAAGCGCATCGACTTCGACGCGCCCGAACCCGACCCCAGGTTCTCCACGGATTATCTGTTTGGCGAGGCCGGGGGGCAGATGTTCGGCGTGCTCGCGGCCCGCGACCGGACCGGCGCGACCTGCCTGCTCAAGGCGTTTTCCGGCCAGTACAATTCGGTCTGGGACGTGGACGGTTGGGTCCCGCCGCTCATCGACACGGACCGCTTCCGGCGCGAGACCTTCGAGCCCGAACGGCGGATCAAGGCCATGGGCCGGGAGATCGCCGGGATGCCCCACGGTTCGCCCGGCCGCGATCATCTCGTCCGCGAGCGCCGCAAGGCGTCCGCTACTCTGATGCAGACAATCCACGCCATGTACCGGTTACCCAATTTCCGGGGTGAGACCGTGCCCCTGCCCCTGGCCGTGCACCCCGAGGGCAACCCGCCCACGGGCACGGGCGACTGTTGCGCGCCCAAGCTTCTCGGCTGGGCCGCGACCCACGGCTTGACCCCGCTCGGCCTGGCCGAATTTTACTTCGGCCGGACCAACCGTTCGGGCTCGAAGGAGCACGGCCGGCTCTACCCGTCCTGCCTGGACAAATGCGGCCGCATCCTCGGCTTCATGCTCTGCGGCCTGGAGGGCGCATGACCCCGTCCGGCGACCTGAAAATCCTCTTCTCTGACGTGGCCATCGTGGTCGTGGACAAGCCGTCCGGCCTGCTGTCCGTGCCCGGCAAGGGCGAGGCCAACCAGGATTGCGTGGTCGCCCGGGTCAAGGCGGGCCACCCCGGCTGCATCGAGCAACCCTCGGTCCATCGGCTGGACCAGGACACCTCCGGCCTGCTGGTCCTGGCCCTGACCGCCGAAGCCCACCGCGACCTGTCCGGGCAGTTCATGGAACGGCTGGTGGGCAAACGGTACATCGCCCTTATAGATGGGGTGGTCGAAGGGCAAGGCGGGATCATCGAACTGAAGTTCCGCCTGGACCCGGACAACCGTCCGTACCAGGTCTTCGACCCGGTCAACGGCAAACGCGGCGTGACCCGCTGGCGCAAGCTCGGCGTGGAGAACGGCCGCACTCGGGTGGAATTCATGCCGCACACGGGCCGGACCCATCAGCTCCGTCTGCATTCGGCCCACGAGAAAGGGCTCGGCTTCCCCATCGTCGGAGACCGCCTTTACGGCACCGGCACCGGGCCGGGCCAGCTCAAGCTTCACGCTTCGTTGCTGCGTTTTCGCCACCCCGTGACCCGCGCACCCATGGAATTCATCTCTCCGGCCCCGTTCTGAGGGCTGTGCGACCGGTATCGAATCGGAGGGCGCGAAGTTCCATTTTTGTGTTTTTTCTCCAAACCGGGGCACCGGACCGGGCGATCCCTCCGAAAGCCCTCGGGTTACGGAATTTTTTCCTTTGCATTTCCGTCAATGGCTTTGCGAACGAAATAACACGGTTGTGGAAGAAAGTGATTTTCTTTGCAAAAATGTCATCGCAAAAGGACTGAAAACCGGTGTTAAACTACATTTTCGTAGTAAAATGCGGTTTTTCCAAAACGGCTTTCCTCGTATCTGTCTGGATATGCGGTCTTTTCGTTGTTTGGCATGCAACTTGGTAAGTAGAATCCCAGATAACAAGGGTCAGGCGCCCTTTGGCCCGGCCGGACGCCGGAAAACCCATATTTATGCCTGAAGGAGAATTACATGAGCGGATACGAGACTCGTCAGAACGCAATCAATGCGGTGACCAACTACAAACCCAGCATCGAGCCCCTGAATTTTGCGGAGACTTCTCCGGCTGAGATCTTCGGTTCCAACGTCTTCAACGAAAAAGTCATGAAGGCCATGTTGCCCAAGGAAGTCTACAAATCCTTGATGAAGACCAAGATGACCGGCGAGAAGCTGGATCCCTCCGTGGCCGGCCCGGTGGCCGCCGCCATGAAGGAATGGGCCATGTCCAAAGGCGCGACCCATTACACCCACGTCTTCTATCCCCTGACCGGGCTGACCGCCGAGAAGCATGACGGTTTCCTGAACCCCGACGGCGAGGGCGGTGCCATTGCCGAGTTCGAGGGCAAGCTCCTGATCCAGGGCGAGCCCGACGCCTCCTCCTTCCCGTCCGGCGGCCTGCGCGCCACCTTCGAAGCCCGGGGCTACACCGCCTGGGACATGACCAATCCGGCCTACATCCTTGAGAATCCCAACGGAACCTTCCTGTGCATCCCCACCGCCTTCGTCTCCTGGAAAGGCCATGCCCTGGACAAGAAGACCCCGCTGCTGCGCGCCAACCAAGCCTTGAGCAAGGCCGGTCGCCGCTTCCTCAAGCTGTTCGGCTCCGAGGACGGCTCCCTGGTCGTGTCCAATGCCGGTCCCGAGCAGGAATACTTCCTGGTGGACCGCAACTTCTTCTTCGCCCGTCCCGACCTGATGGTCTGCGGCCGGACCCTGTTCGGCGCCAAGCCCTCCAAGGGCCAGGAACTGGACGACCACTATTTCGGCGCCATTCCGCGCCGCGTGCTCTCCTTCATGATGGAGGTCGAGCGTGAGCTGTACAAGCTGGGCGTGCCGGTCAAGACCCGCCACAACGAAGTGGCGCCCGGCCAGTTCGAGATCGCTCCGGTCTACGAGCAGTCCAACCTGGCCACCGATCACAACCAGATGATCATGACCACCCTCAAATCCGTGGCCAAAAAACACGGCATGGCCTGCCTGCTGCACGAGAAGCCGTTCGCGGGCATCAACGGCTCGGGCAAGCACCTGAACTACTCCATTTCCACCGCCTCCCAGGGCTCCCTGTACTCTCCGGGCAACACCCCGCACAAGAACATGCAGTTCCTGGCGGTCACCGCGGCCACCATTCGCGCCGTGGAGAAATACGCCAAGCTGCTCCGCGCCGTCGTCGCCTCCGCCGGCAACGACCATCGCCTGGGCGCCAACGAAGCGCCTCCGGCCATCATCTCCATCTTCCTGGGCGAGGAACTGGCCGAGATCTTCAACCAGATCGAGCTGGGCGACCTCAAGGGCTGCAAGGCCAAGGGCTGCCTCGAACTGGGCGTGGACAGCCTGCCCCCGCTGCCGCTGGATTCCGGCGACCGCAACCGTACTTCCCCGTTCGCCTTCACCGGCAACCGCTTCGAGTTCCGCGCGGTCGGTTCCAATCAGTCCATCGCCGGAGCCCAGGTGGCCCTGAACACCATCATGGCCGATTCCCTGGACTTCATCACCGACGAGATCACCAAGATCACCGGCGGCAAGAAGGCCGGTCTCAAGGAAGCCTGCCAGAAGGTCATCCAGGGCATCATGAAGGAACACGGCCATGTGATC
Encoded here:
- the greA gene encoding transcription elongation factor GreA; this translates as MDRIPISKQGFEKISQEFEDLKAQRPAIIQAIAEARAEGDLSENAGYDAARERQGMLEARISYINSRMPLFDVLDLNTLDGDQAIFGATVEVEDIDTEERRTFTLLGPDDADHKKGSISVLSPMGLALLGKEEGDEFIVDAPRGRIEYEIISVKFLGTAGLNLK
- a CDS encoding BMP family ABC transporter substrate-binding protein; amino-acid sequence: MKRITMLSALALSALLLMSGLAFAKDLTIGLILVGPYNDKGYSQAQHEGGKYVEAHMPGSKLIYLDKVNPADRPGLTIPQVVDDLIEKGADLIIAGSDDMKDGIIEAASQHPDKMFVHVSGDAAWTGNAPANLGNLFSKMIYSKMLAGFTAAMTTQTGKIGVVGPLINEETRRLMSAAYLGARYAWTEVRGKDAKDLTFNVKWIGFWFNIPGVTADPTQVAGSLYDSGYDVVISGIDTPDNVVVAKQRADAGKKVWALPYDYEKACEGQGDICLGVPYFNWGPGFLKLAESVAAGTYKPGFEWDAPYWADYNASDKSPVGFLPGPGVTPEVKAALDAFIAKLGSGKVNLFTGPLNYQDGTPFLKAGEQATDKQIWYMQQLLEGMEGLSSPE
- a CDS encoding RluA family pseudouridine synthase, yielding MTPSGDLKILFSDVAIVVVDKPSGLLSVPGKGEANQDCVVARVKAGHPGCIEQPSVHRLDQDTSGLLVLALTAEAHRDLSGQFMERLVGKRYIALIDGVVEGQGGIIELKFRLDPDNRPYQVFDPVNGKRGVTRWRKLGVENGRTRVEFMPHTGRTHQLRLHSAHEKGLGFPIVGDRLYGTGTGPGQLKLHASLLRFRHPVTRAPMEFISPAPF
- a CDS encoding glutamine synthetase III; the protein is MSGYETRQNAINAVTNYKPSIEPLNFAETSPAEIFGSNVFNEKVMKAMLPKEVYKSLMKTKMTGEKLDPSVAGPVAAAMKEWAMSKGATHYTHVFYPLTGLTAEKHDGFLNPDGEGGAIAEFEGKLLIQGEPDASSFPSGGLRATFEARGYTAWDMTNPAYILENPNGTFLCIPTAFVSWKGHALDKKTPLLRANQALSKAGRRFLKLFGSEDGSLVVSNAGPEQEYFLVDRNFFFARPDLMVCGRTLFGAKPSKGQELDDHYFGAIPRRVLSFMMEVERELYKLGVPVKTRHNEVAPGQFEIAPVYEQSNLATDHNQMIMTTLKSVAKKHGMACLLHEKPFAGINGSGKHLNYSISTASQGSLYSPGNTPHKNMQFLAVTAATIRAVEKYAKLLRAVVASAGNDHRLGANEAPPAIISIFLGEELAEIFNQIELGDLKGCKAKGCLELGVDSLPPLPLDSGDRNRTSPFAFTGNRFEFRAVGSNQSIAGAQVALNTIMADSLDFITDEITKITGGKKAGLKEACQKVIQGIMKEHGHVIFNGDGYADAWQKEAAKRGLPNLKTTPDALPAIIEKDVVEVFEKYHVLSKDELHSRYEIYHEQYCQHIVTESLLTVKVAKTIILPAAIRYQGELAQVAASIKAVGIEPRTLLLQEVTDKLRDLQQNVVTLEKIIAKDDFKSVEEDAQYKVAKTLPAMLAVREVVDSLEGIVADDLWPLPSYQEMLFIK
- a CDS encoding ABC transporter permease; amino-acid sequence: MNRDSFLTQIGWLALALVLALVLTVIVALPAGAPPFETIYVLFKGGLSSWSKVGRVLAGWVPLTLCSVGLLIPFTARLWNIGVEGQIIMGAIFCTAALRPFEGGGGAGVILLALAASVLGGALWALLSGLLRVFGRVHEIFSGLGLNFVAMGVILWLIFGPWKRPGVASMSGTKPLDISLWLPRLGNLSVSWAGLVLAFAAILLVYILLHRTRWGLKMRAVGENPKAATLFALGPRRRLLQAFMLCGGLAGLAGATQVLSVYHRLLPNISSGYGYTALLVGMMASFRLPLVPFICLFFAILNVGSIQLPLQLGLDSSLSGVIQGVMVLSLFIVQGLRLWLRQRKEND
- a CDS encoding ATP-binding cassette domain-containing protein, whose amino-acid sequence is MIVLRDIHKHYGRVRANDGISLTLEPGRIYALVGENGAGKSTLMRILAGHTRPTSGELVIGGRTMTYLTPALAREMGVGMLYQDPLDFPAMPVWENFQLGAPKRSKREVVDIIGELSFRLDACFLPDEPVSSLTVGERQLLELLRLLDLGATTLILDEPTTGITPEQKQDLFNLLMTLAREEGHTIVLVTHKLSEAFEMADSIFIMRQGRLVSTLNPPYDEHELVHLMFGEAADGEIEPLPDLPPDTGTPRLVMHDALFAGPKYSMGGLNFTARPGECIGLAGLDGSGQELFLRGLCGLDRMPGGAFDLDGTRFAANDFRALRKAGVQFVPADRLGLALFPDLNLMEHITLAFPDRDGDLTDFYRSQCVDKFNLQAHPDTHAVELSGGNQQRLLLSLIPDKTKLLLMEHPTRGLDAGSARQVWNHLKRRCAAGATLIFFSPDLEEVLEHSHRVIVFYDRTLAAIVEGEDISMEVVGALMAGKRYDEIKEKRA